One region of Oryza sativa Japonica Group chromosome 5, ASM3414082v1 genomic DNA includes:
- the LOC4337797 gene encoding uncharacterized protein: MAPGAAGAEEASGSVKTRSSARRRRSVNRDGGSGVVASLASQSAARAERSERRSAKRSATLADQSSEGERAAKKMDLGVHEEEEGVKVAPPSASASVAEEQQGGKGGEDDGFGGSAGGGEGGALALPSASGVEEGIPVEDEASSCCSSPLRKPYIPRVVIGHNAMGREIYKPIGGEDFRALDPWEAKYQAKRDCQMKLPTLLPCVPDTCLTDRNLLHIRESSTKTVLHAAKFVVGLSSTIDGKSLSKSSGFMIDWDEKSKTGTILTSALLICKQSPSLDDWKSANQYASNAKVAVRFVDGTTVEGHFLYCQEHYNLAFYKIVVDRSIHLPSFNEGVKWAEEVFILGRDENSYLRTSYGRVQYLNPHMNERRHYVYIDGFSAPPEYYNGGPVIDLRGDVVGMSIRSTRGSFIPSNIILKCLQMWRKFQCIPRPHLQMKFWGMKFLNPAHLEVISCKCNIDEGLIVKEVSEGSIAEKLGVRVGDVIKFFNGKHISSTVELELLLLQISEDHFYNGNGLDSKIDIVIGVFHTRSGVWRSRKLTVHVSDKGEVVIRGEFPVTRETIYARCPLDQADSDPDNSQISLTDRTSSSSSSSSSSSDSGSLHAPTSTEGRTPT; this comes from the exons ATGGCGCCTGGCGCAGCGGGAGCGGAGGAGGCTTCGGGGTCCGTGAAGACCCGGTCGAGCGCAAGGCGACGCCGCAGTGTCAACcgggacggcggcagcggggtgGTGGCCTCGCTCGCATCCCaatcggcggcgcgcgcggagcGATCCGAGAGGCGATCAGCTAAAAGGTCAGCAACTCTGGCCGATCAGAGCAGCGAGGGTGAAAGGGCAGCGAAGAAGATGGATTTGGGGGtgcatgaggaggaggagggggtgaaGGTGGCGCCGCCTTCAGCGTCTGCGTCAGTAGCGGAGGAGCAACAAGGGGGAAAGGGCGGCGAAGACGATGGATTTGGGGGttcagcaggaggaggagaaggtggcgCACTGGCGCTGCCTTCAGCGTCAGGAGTGGAGGAGGGGATTCCAGTGGAGGACGAGGCCTCTTCTTGCTGCAGTTCTCCTCTCCGTAAGCCATACATACCCCGTGTTGTAATTGGACACAATGCCATGGGTAGAGAGATCTATAAGCCTATCGGAGGTGAAGACTTCAGGGCACTTGATCCGTGGGAAGCCAAATACCAGGCAAAAAGAG ATTGTCAAATGAAACTGCCCACTTTACTCCCATGCGTACCTGACACATGCCTTACTGATCGGAACCTCCTCCACATTCGTGAATCATCGACTAAGACTGTTCTTCATGCTGCAAAGTTTGTTGTGGGTCTTTCGTCTACTATAG atggcAAGTCATTATCTAAGAGTTCTGGTTTCATGATCGATTGGGATGAGAAGAGCAAAACAGGCACTATTTTGACATCAGCCCTTCTTATTTGCAAACAGTCCCCTTCTTTAGATGATTGGAAAAGTGCAAACCAGTATGCTTCTAATGCTAAG GTTGCAGTTCGCTTTGTGGATGGTACCACTGTGGAGGGTCATTTTCTATATTGTCAGGAGCATTACAACCTTGCTTTCTACAAGATTGTAGTGGACAGATCCATCCATTTACCCTCCTTTAATGAAGGAGTGAAATGGGCTGAAGAGGTCTTTATCCTGGGAAGAGATGAAAATTCGTATCTGAGAACAAGCTATGGTAGGGTTCAGTATTTGAATCCACATATGAATGAACGCCGTCACTATGTATACATTGATGGTTTCAGTGCACCTCCTGAG TATTACAACGGGGGACCAGTCATTGACTTAAGGGGAGATGTTGTGGGCATGTCTATCCGCAGTACAAGAGGGTCTTTTATTCCTTCTAACATCATCCTCAAGTGCTTGCAGATGTGGAGGAAGTTcca ATGCATTCCTCGACCACATCTTCAAATGAAGTTTTGGGGCATGAAATTTCTTAACCCTGCTCATCTTGAGGTGATATCTTGCAAGTGCAACATTGATGAGGGCCTTATCGTTAAAGAG GTGTCAGAAGGTTCTATTGCTGAGAAACTTGGGGTTAGAGTTGGTGATGTCATTAAATTCTTCAACGGAAAACATATCTCTTCTACTGTTGAG TTGGAACTACTGTTGCTGCAAATATCAGAGGATCATTTTTACAATGGAAATGGCCTTGATTCCAAAATAGATATTGTG ATTGGAGTATTCCACACACGCAGTGGTGTTTGGAGAAGTCGGAAGTTGACAGTACATGTATCCGACAAAGGAGAAGTTGTTATAAGAG GTGAATTTCCTGTCACTAGAGAGACAATTTATGCAAGATGTCCACTTGACCAAGCAGATTCAGATCCAG ACAATTCTCAAATCTCTCTCACAGATCGaacatcgtcatcgtcatcgtcatcgtcatcatcatcagattcaG GTTCTCTCCATGCCCCTACTTCTACTGAAGGAAGGACACCCACCTGA